One Thioclava sp. ES.031 genomic window, CAGCCGCAGGCTCCGCGTGGTCTCGACATAGCGGGTGAGGTGATACCCCGCGATCCGGGTCGTATCGGCGCGCCAGGGCCAACGCTTGAGTGCTGTTCCGGAAACCTGAAGTGCTACGGCAGCAATGCAAAGCGCCGCGCCAAGGCTTGCGCCCGCACGCCATCCGACCCCGCGCACGAGCCCCGTCCATTGTCCGCTTGCCCACCAGAGCGCGGTGATCAGGGCACCAAGTCCGACAATCAAGCCGATCCCGGCCAGCAGGGTCAGCGGCAGGCCGATCGTGCGTGCGGCAAGCCTCGGTCCAGCATCGAAAACGAAACTGTCGACCGCGAGATTGAACGGTCGGGAAAAGGCGATGAAGCTGCCGATATCGGCGATTTTCAGAAGCACCATCACCACCAGCGCGACCGCAAGCAGGGCTCGGATGGCGTTGGTCGCGCGCCATCCCCTAGACAGAACGGCGAGGCTCAGCAAGATCGCTGGCAGCTCGAGTGGGACGCGCAGAAATGTCTTGAGCACGAGGCCATCCGGGTAGTCCGGCAGCACCAGAGCGATCTGAAATACCCAAGCCGCGAGCAGCAGCCCCGCGATTTTACGCCCTGCGCTCATCAAGCGCGGGCCCGGGAGAGCCAGAGGATATCGGTCGCGAAAGACCAGGCGAGCGCGAGCGTGGCGGCGGCGGCGATGATCTGCGCGGGCAGGCCATCAACGCCGGGGATTGTCAGCACGATGAGTGCTGCGATCTGGACCACGCAGATCGTCTTGCGCCGGAAGCTCTCGGGCAGCGGGGCATTCAGCCAGGGAAGGGCCTGCGCCAGCGCAATGTAGATATAGCGCATCGAACCTAGCAGCAGGACCCAGGCCCCGACCGTGCCCGAGGCAAAGACAAGGACCGACAGCACGAAGCCAAGCGCCGCATCGGTTTCCATGTCGAAGCGTGCGCCAATGCGCGACACCAGCGCAGTGCGGCGCGCCAGCCAGCCATCGAGCCCGTCCATCGCGAAGGCCAGTGTCGCGATCGCCGTGATCGACCAGGCAAGGATTTCCGTGGTCGGATCGCGCGCGAGAAGCGGGGCGAGCAAGGTTACGATCAGGGCGGCGCGCGAAAGCGTAACCACGTTGCACAGGCCCAGCCGGCCATGTGGGTAGGAGCGCCAGAAGGCGAGTGAAATTGCGATCGTTCCGAAGGCGACGGCGCTGAAGCTCAGGAAGGCAAGGGCGCCCCCCCAGGGCGCGATGATCGACGCCGCCACCAGTCCCAGCGGCAGCCCCAGCGATGCCATACGCAACGCCGCCCCCGACGGACGGTCCGCGCGTGCCGCAGCCAGAAGGCGCTGAAACTGTTGTGGCGCGAGAGGCGACTGGATCATGAAGACAACCCCGGCGTGACAATAGTTAAAGAAACGCAATGGCGCATGATATGGTTCATTATGGCAAGCGAATAGCCGAATAATTCGGAGAATCTGGGGGGCAAGCATGCGCAAGACTCGACATGAGGAGAATGCGGCATATTCGGCCCCGGCCCGCTGGCTGCACTGGAGCGTGGCGGTGCTTGTCCTCGGGTTGATCGCTGCGGGGCAGGTGATGATCGCCGAAGGGCTGGCGCCTTCGGTCCGGGATCTGCTTTACCTCTTTCACAAAAACGCGGGCGTAATCATCGGTGCGCTGATGCTGATCCGGCTTGGGTATCGGATCGCTCATCCTCCGCCGCCGCTGCCCGCGACCACGCCGCACTGGCAGGCACGCGTCGCCCATGTGACACATGCGCTTCTCTATCTTCTGGTCTTCGTGATGGTGGTTTCGGGCTACACGCGCGTGCGCGCGGGCGGTTATCCGATCGAAGGGCTCGACGCTCTGGGCCTGCCGCGCCTCGTGGCAAAGGAGAAAGGGCTCGAAACGGCCGCGAAGGCGATTCATGCCTATGCGCGGCTTGGCCTGATTGCCCTGATCGCGCTGCATATCGGCGCAGCCTTCTATCATACGCT contains:
- a CDS encoding CDP-alcohol phosphatidyltransferase family protein, with amino-acid sequence MIQSPLAPQQFQRLLAAARADRPSGAALRMASLGLPLGLVAASIIAPWGGALAFLSFSAVAFGTIAISLAFWRSYPHGRLGLCNVVTLSRAALIVTLLAPLLARDPTTEILAWSITAIATLAFAMDGLDGWLARRTALVSRIGARFDMETDAALGFVLSVLVFASGTVGAWVLLLGSMRYIYIALAQALPWLNAPLPESFRRKTICVVQIAALIVLTIPGVDGLPAQIIAAAATLALAWSFATDILWLSRARA
- a CDS encoding cytochrome b, giving the protein MRKTRHEENAAYSAPARWLHWSVAVLVLGLIAAGQVMIAEGLAPSVRDLLYLFHKNAGVIIGALMLIRLGYRIAHPPPPLPATTPHWQARVAHVTHALLYLLVFVMVVSGYTRVRAGGYPIEGLDALGLPRLVAKEKGLETAAKAIHAYARLGLIALIALHIGAAFYHTLWLRDGLLRRMWPRRSGQ